The genomic segment TTTCAATTGGAGACTATTCCAGAAGCAAAGGATATTTTAATTACAAATCTCATTACTTTGTATGCAATGGAGATGTGGAGAAATTTCCAATAAATCCAATTCAGCACGCTAATGTGAAAATTGCATTCCCAAAAAAATCGATAGCAGAGATAAATGACTATGAGTTTTATAAAACATACATATATGATAAAGGAACTCTTTCATTGAAACATCCATAATAAATTCAAAACACCCAAAGTACTGTCCAAAAAAGAGTGTAATTTTTATATCCTACTTATGCAATTTGTTAATTATAAAGAAGTTGCATATACTAGCTGATTTGAATTTGCTTTTCTGCAAAATTTTTTGTAAAATTTAAACTACAAAAAATTTTGCAGAAAAAATTAGCGGATAAGTTTTTTTGTGTACATTATTTCGCTCGAACCTATGTAAGTTATTGATAATTAGGTGGTTAAGAGCCGCCGCCGCTCTGCCTGTCTCGGCTGCTTGCTTTGTTTGTCCGCGCCTACTTAAGTTGTTAATAATCAAGCAGTTACAAATCGCCGACCACGCCCAACTAAACACTAAAAACTCAACACTAAGCACTAAAAAAGCAAATTATTCATAAAAAAAACACTACATTAGCATTGTGAAAAAATATTGCATCTATTTAATGATTGTTAGCCTTAGTTGTATTTCTTGCAAAGAAAACTGCAAAGAGAACCTTGAGTTTAAGAATTATTATTACTTAAAAGTTGATGAGATAATTGAATACGATAAAAAAACATCAACTCCTGGAGAATGTTTTTCTGATAGTATTTGGTTACATTTTTACGAAACAACAGATTATTTAAGTTTTCTTACTAATTGTTCTTTTAATTTTACAACAGGGGAACCACCATTTTATAAGAGTAAAAGAGATTTAAAGGCTGATATTAAGTTCCTAAATAATTGGTACTTGGAAAATAAATGTTCTATGAATATTTATAAGGCAGATAGCATAGTTGCTCAAAAAAGATTGTTGCAAAAGTAAGCAGTGCTATACACTATACTGGCACATTCACGATAATCTAAAATGGATATTGTCCTAAAAAATGTGTAGTTTTTTTCTTTGTTTTGTCTAAGTTGCTTGTAATCAGATGGTTGCTGGCACCTGCTTGGTGTCCGCGCCCGCCTAAGTCGCTGATACTCAAGTAATTATGAGTCACCGATCCACCCAACTAAAAACTCAACACTCAACACTAAACACTAAAAAAGCAAATTATTCATAAAAAAAACACTACATTAGCATTGTGAAAAACATTGTGAAATGATAACTAAAATATTAATAATAATACTTTTGTGGTTACAGTCATTTTGCTGTTTGGCTCAAAATAAAAGTGTTAAGCTTTGCTTTTTTCAAGAAGATTCTACTGAAATCAACAATGTAGTGATTCAAATTGAATGTAAATATTGCGATTCAATAATGAATTTTTATTCTGATACATCAAATTTTATTATTTATGATTTTGATTGCAATCACGATTATTTAATTAAGATTTCTCATGTTGAATATTACACAATAAAGGATATTGTAAGGTTTCCTTGCATTGAACCTGAAAGAGAATATTATTTGCAAAGAATAATAAAATCTATAGGTGGAACTAAATGAAACAAATGTTTTTTTCTGCAATAATATCCTCTTGAAAAACCCAACCCGCCCCATAGAACCACAAAAGAAGATAAGGTAAAAAGCTGCTAAAAGAGCGGAGTCTCGTCCTATATAGGTTTACACAAAAAAGTAAAAAATAGATAAAAAAAGTAAACTTATTTCAGGACAATAAAACCCCAACTAAAACACTAAAAACTCAACACTAAACACTCAACACTACTTTCAAACTTTTAACTTTAGAAACTTTTAACTTTCCAACTCATTCAACTTTTTTACCAAATTTTCCCAATCGCACATGTTTTTTTCTAATAAATCTTTGCATTCGGAGTAGCGGATTGAGAGTAGGTTGTAGCTGTTTACATCATTAATTTTTTCTGGATTATTTAGTTGCATTTCTATTTCGGAAATTTCCTTTTCAATTTTGTCAATGTTTTCTTCAATTTCGGAAATTTCTTTTTTAATTTTTCTTTTTTCTTTTTCTAACTCTTTGCTTTCTAAATATTTTTGTTTCGAAACGCTGTTATTTACCTCTGTTTGTTGAGTATTGCTTTTTTCTAAATTTATATTTTCAGCTTCTTTTAAGTCCATTAGCTCATTAATGTCCAAATTTAAAAGTCTAATGTTGCCATTTTGAAAATCGAAAATTCGTGTAGAAAGTCCTGATAAAAAATCTCTGTCATGAGAAACAATAATAAGCGTTCCATTGAAGTGAAGAAGGGCATTTTTTAGAATGTCCTTTGACACCATGTCCAAGTGGTTTGTAGGCTCGTCAAGGATTAAAAAATTCACAGGTTCCAGCAAGATTTTGGCAATAGCTAATCTGGTTTTTTCGCCTCCAGAAAGCACTGAAACTTTTTTATTTATATCGTCGCCGCTAAATAAGAAGTTCCCGAGAATATTTCTGAGCTTTGGTCTGTTTTCGCTATCAGCAACTTCTTCTAATGTTTCGTAAGCAGTTAAATTTTTATTTAGTAATTCAGTTTGATTTTGGGCGAAATAGCCAATTTTCACATTATGCCCGATTTTTAAATCTCCTTGATAATCAATTTGATTGGTAATCATTTTTACCAAAGTTGATTTTCCTTGTCCGTTTTGTCCCACAAAAGCTATTCTGTCATTGCGAGCTATGATAAAATCAGTTGGCTTAATAACTAATTTTTCACCGTATGACTTTGTAACTTGTTGTGCTTCAACAACTATTTTTCCACTTTCTTTAGCTGGTGCGAACTTGAAGAATATTTGAGAATTATCAGTAACGTCAATATTTATTTCGTCAAGTTTTTTTAGTTGTTTTATTCTGGATTGTACTTGCTTTGCTTTTGTGGCTTTGTATCTAAAGCGTTCGATAAAAGCCTCTATATGAGCAATTTCGCGTTGCTGTTTTTTTAGCTCAGCACTTTGCTGCTCAATTCTTTCTTGCCTTTCAATTTCATAATCTGAATAAGGCATTGGATAGTCGTAGATTTTGCCTTGTTGAATTTCAATAGTGCGTGTGGTTACATTATCTAATAAAACTCTATCGTGCGAAACGAGCACCACAGCTCCTTGGTAAGTTTTTAAAAAAACTTCTAGCCAGTATATGCTGTCTATGTCAAGGTGGTTGGTTGGTTCGTCGAGCAGGAGCAAATCGGGGTGTTGTAGGAGTAATTTTGCTAGTTCAACTCGCATTTGCCAGCCGCCACTAAACTCTGACATTGGTCTTTGCATTTCTTCGCGAGAAAATCCCAAGCCTTTTAGCACTTTTTCTATTTGCTCATGATAGTTTTTGCCACCTAAAATATTCAAATGCTCTGAAACTTCGAATAATTTTTCTGACAATGAAATATAGTCATCGGAATTGTAATCTGTGCGTTTGGAAAGTTCTTCGTTAAGTTTATCAATTTGAGATATTATGCTGTTTATGTTTTCAAAGGCAGTTTCAGCTTCTTCAAATACCGTTTTTTTAGATGTGAAGCTTCTTTCTTGCACTAAATAACCAATAGTTTTGTCTTTTGGGAAACTAACATTTCCGGTGTAACCAGTTTCAATATTTGATAATATTTTTAGCAATGTTGATTTTCCAGCTCCATTTCTGCCTACTAAGCCGATTCTATCTCGTGAATTTATAACAAACCCAATTGAATCAAATAAAATTTGCCCGGGAAATTCTAATGTAATATTGTTAATTGAAAACATGTTGCAAAAATAATTAAAAAGCTAATACATAATTTTTGTTTTTTCCAGTAACAATTAAAATAATTATACGAATAGCATCATTTTTTTAGCAAGTGCTTTTATAAGTTAATAAAATGAATTATCTTTGCTACAATTATGAAATAAAAAGCGATATGAATAATTTTTTATCAGAAAGAATCACGAAGATGAGCGAGTCAGCAACACTTGCTATGACTAAAAAGAGTAGAGAAATGAAGGCTCAGGGTATAGATGTTATAAATTTAAGCATTGGAGAACCTGATTTCTTTGTTCCTGATTTTATAAAAGCTGCTGCTAAAAAGGCTGTAGATGATAATTTTTCATTTTATCCACCTGTGGCAGGTTATCCACAACTACGTCAAGCTATTTCTGCGAAATTAAAAAGAGATAATAATTTGGACTATGCTCCGGAGCAAATCGTAGTTTCAACTGGTGCAAAGCAAGCTATCTGCAATGTCTTTCTTGCATGCTTAAATGAAGGAGATGAAGTAATTGTGCCTGCGCCATATTGGGTTAGCTATACAGAATTAATAAAACTTGCTGGAGGCGTTCCAGTTTTTATTCCAACAACTTTAGAAACAGATTTTAAAGTTACGCCAGAGCAAATTGAAAAATATATTACACCACGCACAAAGGCTTTTATATTTTGTTCGCCAAACAATCCTTCTGGAATGCTTTATACA from the Bacteroidales bacterium genome contains:
- a CDS encoding ABC-F family ATP-binding cassette domain-containing protein, with product MFSINNITLEFPGQILFDSIGFVINSRDRIGLVGRNGAGKSTLLKILSNIETGYTGNVSFPKDKTIGYLVQERSFTSKKTVFEEAETAFENINSIISQIDKLNEELSKRTDYNSDDYISLSEKLFEVSEHLNILGGKNYHEQIEKVLKGLGFSREEMQRPMSEFSGGWQMRVELAKLLLQHPDLLLLDEPTNHLDIDSIYWLEVFLKTYQGAVVLVSHDRVLLDNVTTRTIEIQQGKIYDYPMPYSDYEIERQERIEQQSAELKKQQREIAHIEAFIERFRYKATKAKQVQSRIKQLKKLDEINIDVTDNSQIFFKFAPAKESGKIVVEAQQVTKSYGEKLVIKPTDFIIARNDRIAFVGQNGQGKSTLVKMITNQIDYQGDLKIGHNVKIGYFAQNQTELLNKNLTAYETLEEVADSENRPKLRNILGNFLFSGDDINKKVSVLSGGEKTRLAIAKILLEPVNFLILDEPTNHLDMVSKDILKNALLHFNGTLIIVSHDRDFLSGLSTRIFDFQNGNIRLLNLDINELMDLKEAENINLEKSNTQQTEVNNSVSKQKYLESKELEKEKRKIKKEISEIEENIDKIEKEISEIEMQLNNPEKINDVNSYNLLSIRYSECKDLLEKNMCDWENLVKKLNELES